The following coding sequences are from one Sander lucioperca isolate FBNREF2018 chromosome 2, SLUC_FBN_1.2, whole genome shotgun sequence window:
- the atxn2 gene encoding ataxin-2 isoform X1 translates to MSMKAGGNRSKPGGGNTAGAAASGAGGSGGGRQNLGRGRHSGKGPAAVIFNGVYANMRMVHVLTSVVGTKCELKVKNGTIYEGVFKTYGPECDLVLDAAHRKSLEPSIAPRKEDIVESIIFKASDVVVVTFKDVDLNFARKVSSDTDNFTDTAVSSKINGEHKEKDLEPWDGGETHNSDSLESLDTDVSNGWDPNDMFKYNEEKYGVLSTYDSSLSTYTVPLERDNSEEFLKREARAAQLAEEIEASATYKARVALENDERSEEEKYTAVVRGERETHTLSRENKYIPPGQRNREAMSWGLGRQNSPRLAQGSAGPSTPRPGPHDYSPSSGADQRVVNGGSSHWPSPCPSPSSRPPSRYQSGPSSLPPRATTPTRPARPPSRPSRPLSHSSHPSYPSSSSSFSHHGPTSPASTLPKRMSSEGPPRMSPKSQRTPRAHRVPPCRTTGVPPGVDLISHNAPGEVPVTPPTRSSSSGGTWSSVVSGAHRPRSPRQNSMGGASSGSSSLPAPQTGTAPVETVATATSASSPAAASPAPNMVASSSGDAKECRVQETRQTSPTANKENIKPLDSSPSITRPVCKGPPSIPPDHRKQIDNLKKFSVDFRLQSSSNPDSAFDQMMTKPPRDPADKPKDLALDKASTMGREGTEDGVVVNAAGTPGGAPVPPTTTTNTSKPGSPAALSPSPSAPDQKRPGLDVTSQGVQTTATSSFSAPKHEEKEEKREAVQDQVRKSTLNPNANEFKPRFNTQPKPANTPTPPRPQGQPSPSIVVQQPQTVYSQTVCFPQMYPLTPVSPGVQKSIIWKSPAMYQVQMPHMTVSQSKPYRPGKVPNMPQQRSDQHHPQGTPTMMHPVTAAGPPIVAQNPAYSAQYFTCSPQQFTSQPLVQQMTHYQSQAQHVFSPVMQGSARMMAPPTHGQPTLVSSSTTQYPEQTHTMYVSQGPMPQQYPHPSATLHPHPQHPQPSATPTGQGQQGGPQQHGGPPNHPAASPVQHQQHQQHQQAAAAAAAAQALHMANQAPQQQMYSALAPTPPSMTPGPNPQSPQASFPSAQQTVYIHPQQVQHGYNHNHMAHVQQAHMQSGMVQSHHPAQTHPTMMLMATQGPPGGQPPMPQTALNPIPVSSTTHFSYLAHPQVQAHHQQQL, encoded by the exons ATGTCAATGAAGGCCGGTGGAAATCGCAGCAAGCCCGGCGGTGGCAACACCGCTGGTGCCGCCGCCTCCGGTGCCGGAGGAAGCGGCGGGGGTAGACAGAATCTGGGCAG ggGAAGACACAGTGGTAAAGGTCCCGCAGCA GTCATTTTCAATGGTGTATATGCAAATATGAGGATGGTCCATGTCTTGACTTCAGTGGTG GGGACCAAGTGTGAGCTGAAAGTGAAAAATGGAACAATCTATGAAGGAGTATTTAAGACGTACGGTCCAGAG TGTGACCTGGTGTTGGATGCAGCCCACAGAAAGAGCCTAGAGCCAAGTATAGCTCCCCGGAAAGAGGATATTGTGGAGAGCATAATTTTCAAGGCCTCAGATGTCGTAGTGGTGACCTTCAAAGATGTGGACCTGAATTTCGCCAGGAAAG TCTCCTCTGACACAG ACAACTTCACAGATACAGCAGTGAGCAGTAAGATCAATGGCGAGCATAAAGAGAAGGATCTAGAGCCCTGGGATGGAGGAGAGACCCACAACTCTGACAGCCTTGAGTCCCTGGATACAGATGTG TCAAACGGGTGGGATCCCAATGACATGTTCAAGTACAACGAGGAGAAGTATGGTGTCTTGTCTACATATGACAGCAGCTTGTCCACATATAC GGTTCCCCTGGAGCGGGACAACTCAGAAGAGTTCCTCAAGAGGGAGGCACGTGCTGCCCAGCTGGCAGAGGAGATTGAGGCCAGTGCCACATACAAGGCCCGTGTGGCCCTGGAGAACGATGAACGCTCTGAGGAGGAGAAATATACTGCTGTGGTGCGAGGGGAAAGGGAGACTCACACACTTAGCAG agagaaCAAGTACATTCCTCCAGGTCAGAGGAACAGGGAGGCAATGTCCTGGGGACTGGGACGTCAGAATTCACCTCGTCTGGCTCAGGGCTCAGCTGGACCCTCAACTCCTCGACCAGGACCTCACGACTACAGTCCTAGCTCCGGGGCTGATCAGAGGGTGGTTAACGGAG GTTCATCCCATTGGCCCTCACCCTGTCCGTCTCCTTCCTCCCGCCCCCCCTCTCGTTACCAGTCTGGCCCCTCCTCCCTGCCTCCTCGGGCAACCACGCCCACCAGGCCCGCCAGACCCCCCTCTCGACCTTCCAGGCCTCTCTCTCATTCATCCCACCCCTCCtatccctcctcctcatcctccttttCCCACCATGGGCCCACATCGCCAGCCTCCACTCTGCCCAAACGCATGTCTTCAGAAG GCCCACCCAGGATGTCTCCGAAATCCCAGCGGACGCCTCGTGCTCACAGAGTGCCACCCTGTCGGACCACTGGCGTTCCTCCAGGAGTGGATTTAATTTCCCACAATGCCCCTGGAGAGGTCCCAGTGACTCCACCAACCAGGAGCAGCTCCTCTGGAGGGACATGGTCCTCGGTGGTTAGTGGAG CTCACAGACCTCGCTCCCCCCGACAGAATAGTATGGGTGGAGCCTCTTCtggctcctcctccctcccagcACCCCAGACAGGAACTGCTCCTGTGGAAACTGTTGCTACGGCAACATCAGCTtcctctcctgctgctgctagccCCGCCCCCAACATGGTCGCCTCTTCTTCAGGAGATG CAAAAGAGTGTCGTGTCCAGGAAACAAGACAGACATCCCCTACGGCAAACAAGGAGAACATCAAGCCCTTGGACAGCTCACCTAGTATCACCAGACCAGTCTGTAAAG GACCCCCTTCTATTCCACCAGACCACAGAAAACAAATAGATAATTTAAAGAAATTTAGTGTCGATTTTAGG TTGCAGTCTAGTTCAAACCCAGACTCTGCCTTTGACCAGATGATGACCAAGCCTCCCAGAGATCCAGCAGACAAGCCAAAAGACCTTGCCCTGGACAAAGCCTCCACAATGGGGCGGGAGGGCACTGAAGACGGTGTTGTAGTGAATGCGGCTGGCACCCCCGGTGGTGCCCCTGTTCcgcccaccaccaccacaaacACCAGTAAGCCTGGCAGCCCCGCTGCACTGTCCCCATCTCCCTCAGCCCCCGACCAGAAGAGGCCGGGGCTGGATGTGACATCACAGGGAGTTCAGACGACAGCCACGTCCTCATTCAGTGCACCCAAGCatgaagagaaggaggagaaaaggGAGGCAGTACAAGA TCAAGTAAGAAAATCAACCCTGAACCCAAATGCCAATGAGTTCAAACCAAGGTTCAATACACAG CCCAAACCAGCCAACACCCCGACGCCTCCCCGGCCTCAGGGCCAGCCCAGCCCCTCCATCGTAGTCCAGCAGCCCCAGACTGTCTACAGCCAGACAGTCTGCTTCCCCCAGATGTATCCCCTCACACCAGTCAGCCCTGGAGTGCAG aaaagcataatatggaaG TCTCCAGCCATGTACCAGGTTCAGATGCCTCATATGACAGTCAGCCAGTCTAAACCCTACAGACCAGGTAAAG TACCCAACATGCCCCAGCAGAGGTCAGACCAGCACCACCCGCAAGGCACGCCCACCATGATGCACCCAGTGACGGCAGCAGGACCCCCTATTGTAGCACAGAACCCTGCCTACTCTGCTCAGTACTTCACCTGCAGCCCGCAGCAGTTCACCAGTCAGCCACTGGTCCAGCAGATGACACATTACCAATCACAG GCGCAGCATGTGTTCAGTCCCGTAATGCAGGGCAGTGCCAGGATGATGGCGCCTCCCACGCACGGCCAACCCACCCTCGTCTCTTCCTCAACTACACAGTACCCAGAGCAGACACACACCATGTATG TGTCTCAAGGGCCAATGCCTCAGCAGTACCCCCACCCCAGCGCCACCTTGCACCCTCACCCACAGCACCCCCAGCCCTCTGCCACGCCTACAGGCCAAGGCCAGCAGGGTGGTCCCCAACAACATGGAGGTCCTCCGAACCACCCAGCTGCCAGCCCAGTCCAGCACCAGCAGCACCAGCAGCAccagcaggcagcagcag cggcagcagcagcccaGGCCCTCCACATGGCCAACCAGGCACCGCAGCAGCAGATGTATTCTGCTTTGGCCCCCACTCCCCCCTCCATGACCCCGGGGCCCAACCCTCAGTCTCCCCAGGCATCGTTCCCCTCTGCCCAGCAGACGGTCTATATCCACCCACAGCAGGTGCAGCACGGCTACAACCACAACCACATGGCACACGTGCAGCAG GCCCATATGCAGTCTGGTATGGTGCAGTCTCACCACCCGGCGCAGACCCACCCCACGATGATGCTGATGGCTACCCAGGGTCCTCCAGGGGGTCAGCCACCTATGCCCCAGACTGCCCTCAACCCCATTCCCGTTTCCTCCACCACACATTTTTCCTACCTGGCACATCCACAAg TGCAAGCtcatcatcagcagcagctGTAG
- the atxn2 gene encoding ataxin-2 isoform X4: MSMKAGGNRSKPGGGNTAGAAASGAGGSGGGRQNLGRGRHSGKGPAAVIFNGVYANMRMVHVLTSVVGTKCELKVKNGTIYEGVFKTYGPECDLVLDAAHRKSLEPSIAPRKEDIVESIIFKASDVVVVTFKDVDLNFARKVSSDTDNFTDTAVSSKINGEHKEKDLEPWDGGETHNSDSLESLDTDVSNGWDPNDMFKYNEEKYGVLSTYDSSLSTYTVPLERDNSEEFLKREARAAQLAEEIEASATYKARVALENDERSEEEKYTAVVRGERETHTLSRENKYIPPGQRNREAMSWGLGRQNSPRLAQGSAGPSTPRPGPHDYSPSSGADQRVVNGGSSHWPSPCPSPSSRPPSRYQSGPSSLPPRATTPTRPARPPSRPSRPLSHSSHPSYPSSSSSFSHHGPTSPASTLPKRMSSEGPPRMSPKSQRTPRAHRVPPCRTTGVPPGVDLISHNAPGEVPVTPPTRSSSSGGTWSSVVSGAHRPRSPRQNSMGGASSGSSSLPAPQTGTAPVETVATATSASSPAAASPAPNMVASSSGDAKECRVQETRQTSPTANKENIKPLDSSPSITRPVCKGPPSIPPDHRKQIDNLKKFSVDFRLQSSSNPDSAFDQMMTKPPRDPADKPKDLALDKASTMGREGTEDGVVVNAAGTPGGAPVPPTTTTNTSKPGSPAALSPSPSAPDQKRPGLDVTSQGVQTTATSSFSAPKHEEKEEKREAVQDQVRKSTLNPNANEFKPRFNTQPKPANTPTPPRPQGQPSPSIVVQQPQTVYSQTVCFPQMYPLTPVSPGVQSPAMYQVQMPHMTVSQSKPYRPGKVPNMPQQRSDQHHPQGTPTMMHPVTAAGPPIVAQNPAYSAQYFTCSPQQFTSQPLVQQMTHYQSQAQHVFSPVMQGSARMMAPPTHGQPTLVSSSTTQYPEQTHTMYVSQGPMPQQYPHPSATLHPHPQHPQPSATPTGQGQQGGPQQHGGPPNHPAASPVQHQQHQQHQQAAAAAAAAQALHMANQAPQQQMYSALAPTPPSMTPGPNPQSPQASFPSAQQTVYIHPQQVQHGYNHNHMAHVQQAHMQSGMVQSHHPAQTHPTMMLMATQGPPGGQPPMPQTALNPIPVSSTTHFSYLAHPQVQAHHQQQL; encoded by the exons ATGTCAATGAAGGCCGGTGGAAATCGCAGCAAGCCCGGCGGTGGCAACACCGCTGGTGCCGCCGCCTCCGGTGCCGGAGGAAGCGGCGGGGGTAGACAGAATCTGGGCAG ggGAAGACACAGTGGTAAAGGTCCCGCAGCA GTCATTTTCAATGGTGTATATGCAAATATGAGGATGGTCCATGTCTTGACTTCAGTGGTG GGGACCAAGTGTGAGCTGAAAGTGAAAAATGGAACAATCTATGAAGGAGTATTTAAGACGTACGGTCCAGAG TGTGACCTGGTGTTGGATGCAGCCCACAGAAAGAGCCTAGAGCCAAGTATAGCTCCCCGGAAAGAGGATATTGTGGAGAGCATAATTTTCAAGGCCTCAGATGTCGTAGTGGTGACCTTCAAAGATGTGGACCTGAATTTCGCCAGGAAAG TCTCCTCTGACACAG ACAACTTCACAGATACAGCAGTGAGCAGTAAGATCAATGGCGAGCATAAAGAGAAGGATCTAGAGCCCTGGGATGGAGGAGAGACCCACAACTCTGACAGCCTTGAGTCCCTGGATACAGATGTG TCAAACGGGTGGGATCCCAATGACATGTTCAAGTACAACGAGGAGAAGTATGGTGTCTTGTCTACATATGACAGCAGCTTGTCCACATATAC GGTTCCCCTGGAGCGGGACAACTCAGAAGAGTTCCTCAAGAGGGAGGCACGTGCTGCCCAGCTGGCAGAGGAGATTGAGGCCAGTGCCACATACAAGGCCCGTGTGGCCCTGGAGAACGATGAACGCTCTGAGGAGGAGAAATATACTGCTGTGGTGCGAGGGGAAAGGGAGACTCACACACTTAGCAG agagaaCAAGTACATTCCTCCAGGTCAGAGGAACAGGGAGGCAATGTCCTGGGGACTGGGACGTCAGAATTCACCTCGTCTGGCTCAGGGCTCAGCTGGACCCTCAACTCCTCGACCAGGACCTCACGACTACAGTCCTAGCTCCGGGGCTGATCAGAGGGTGGTTAACGGAG GTTCATCCCATTGGCCCTCACCCTGTCCGTCTCCTTCCTCCCGCCCCCCCTCTCGTTACCAGTCTGGCCCCTCCTCCCTGCCTCCTCGGGCAACCACGCCCACCAGGCCCGCCAGACCCCCCTCTCGACCTTCCAGGCCTCTCTCTCATTCATCCCACCCCTCCtatccctcctcctcatcctccttttCCCACCATGGGCCCACATCGCCAGCCTCCACTCTGCCCAAACGCATGTCTTCAGAAG GCCCACCCAGGATGTCTCCGAAATCCCAGCGGACGCCTCGTGCTCACAGAGTGCCACCCTGTCGGACCACTGGCGTTCCTCCAGGAGTGGATTTAATTTCCCACAATGCCCCTGGAGAGGTCCCAGTGACTCCACCAACCAGGAGCAGCTCCTCTGGAGGGACATGGTCCTCGGTGGTTAGTGGAG CTCACAGACCTCGCTCCCCCCGACAGAATAGTATGGGTGGAGCCTCTTCtggctcctcctccctcccagcACCCCAGACAGGAACTGCTCCTGTGGAAACTGTTGCTACGGCAACATCAGCTtcctctcctgctgctgctagccCCGCCCCCAACATGGTCGCCTCTTCTTCAGGAGATG CAAAAGAGTGTCGTGTCCAGGAAACAAGACAGACATCCCCTACGGCAAACAAGGAGAACATCAAGCCCTTGGACAGCTCACCTAGTATCACCAGACCAGTCTGTAAAG GACCCCCTTCTATTCCACCAGACCACAGAAAACAAATAGATAATTTAAAGAAATTTAGTGTCGATTTTAGG TTGCAGTCTAGTTCAAACCCAGACTCTGCCTTTGACCAGATGATGACCAAGCCTCCCAGAGATCCAGCAGACAAGCCAAAAGACCTTGCCCTGGACAAAGCCTCCACAATGGGGCGGGAGGGCACTGAAGACGGTGTTGTAGTGAATGCGGCTGGCACCCCCGGTGGTGCCCCTGTTCcgcccaccaccaccacaaacACCAGTAAGCCTGGCAGCCCCGCTGCACTGTCCCCATCTCCCTCAGCCCCCGACCAGAAGAGGCCGGGGCTGGATGTGACATCACAGGGAGTTCAGACGACAGCCACGTCCTCATTCAGTGCACCCAAGCatgaagagaaggaggagaaaaggGAGGCAGTACAAGA TCAAGTAAGAAAATCAACCCTGAACCCAAATGCCAATGAGTTCAAACCAAGGTTCAATACACAG CCCAAACCAGCCAACACCCCGACGCCTCCCCGGCCTCAGGGCCAGCCCAGCCCCTCCATCGTAGTCCAGCAGCCCCAGACTGTCTACAGCCAGACAGTCTGCTTCCCCCAGATGTATCCCCTCACACCAGTCAGCCCTGGAGTGCAG TCTCCAGCCATGTACCAGGTTCAGATGCCTCATATGACAGTCAGCCAGTCTAAACCCTACAGACCAGGTAAAG TACCCAACATGCCCCAGCAGAGGTCAGACCAGCACCACCCGCAAGGCACGCCCACCATGATGCACCCAGTGACGGCAGCAGGACCCCCTATTGTAGCACAGAACCCTGCCTACTCTGCTCAGTACTTCACCTGCAGCCCGCAGCAGTTCACCAGTCAGCCACTGGTCCAGCAGATGACACATTACCAATCACAG GCGCAGCATGTGTTCAGTCCCGTAATGCAGGGCAGTGCCAGGATGATGGCGCCTCCCACGCACGGCCAACCCACCCTCGTCTCTTCCTCAACTACACAGTACCCAGAGCAGACACACACCATGTATG TGTCTCAAGGGCCAATGCCTCAGCAGTACCCCCACCCCAGCGCCACCTTGCACCCTCACCCACAGCACCCCCAGCCCTCTGCCACGCCTACAGGCCAAGGCCAGCAGGGTGGTCCCCAACAACATGGAGGTCCTCCGAACCACCCAGCTGCCAGCCCAGTCCAGCACCAGCAGCACCAGCAGCAccagcaggcagcagcag cggcagcagcagcccaGGCCCTCCACATGGCCAACCAGGCACCGCAGCAGCAGATGTATTCTGCTTTGGCCCCCACTCCCCCCTCCATGACCCCGGGGCCCAACCCTCAGTCTCCCCAGGCATCGTTCCCCTCTGCCCAGCAGACGGTCTATATCCACCCACAGCAGGTGCAGCACGGCTACAACCACAACCACATGGCACACGTGCAGCAG GCCCATATGCAGTCTGGTATGGTGCAGTCTCACCACCCGGCGCAGACCCACCCCACGATGATGCTGATGGCTACCCAGGGTCCTCCAGGGGGTCAGCCACCTATGCCCCAGACTGCCCTCAACCCCATTCCCGTTTCCTCCACCACACATTTTTCCTACCTGGCACATCCACAAg TGCAAGCtcatcatcagcagcagctGTAG
- the atxn2 gene encoding ataxin-2 isoform X2 produces the protein MSMKAGGNRSKPGGGNTAGAAASGAGGSGGGRQNLGRGRHSGKGPAAVIFNGVYANMRMVHVLTSVVGTKCELKVKNGTIYEGVFKTYGPECDLVLDAAHRKSLEPSIAPRKEDIVESIIFKASDVVVVTFKDVDLNFARKVSSDTDNFTDTAVSSKINGEHKEKDLEPWDGGETHNSDSLESLDTDVSNGWDPNDMFKYNEEKYGVLSTYDSSLSTYTVPLERDNSEEFLKREARAAQLAEEIEASATYKARVALENDERSEEEKYTAVVRGERETHTLSRENKYIPPGQRNREAMSWGLGRQNSPRLAQGSAGPSTPRPGPHDYSPSSGADQRVVNGGSSHWPSPCPSPSSRPPSRYQSGPSSLPPRATTPTRPARPPSRPSRPLSHSSHPSYPSSSSSFSHHGPTSPASTLPKRMSSEGPPRMSPKSQRTPRAHRVPPCRTTGVPPGVDLISHNAPGEVPVTPPTRSSSSGGTWSSVVSGAHRPRSPRQNSMGGASSGSSSLPAPQTGTAPVETVATATSASSPAAASPAPNMVASSSGDAKECRVQETRQTSPTANKENIKPLDSSPSITRPVCKGPPSIPPDHRKQIDNLKKFSVDFRLQSSSNPDSAFDQMMTKPPRDPADKPKDLALDKASTMGREGTEDGVVVNAAGTPGGAPVPPTTTTNTSKPGSPAALSPSPSAPDQKRPGLDVTSQGVQTTATSSFSAPKHEEKEEKREAVQDQVRKSTLNPNANEFKPRFNTQPKPANTPTPPRPQGQPSPSIVVQQPQTVYSQTVCFPQMYPLTPVSPGVQKSIIWKSPAMYQVQMPHMTVSQSKPYRPVPNMPQQRSDQHHPQGTPTMMHPVTAAGPPIVAQNPAYSAQYFTCSPQQFTSQPLVQQMTHYQSQAQHVFSPVMQGSARMMAPPTHGQPTLVSSSTTQYPEQTHTMYVSQGPMPQQYPHPSATLHPHPQHPQPSATPTGQGQQGGPQQHGGPPNHPAASPVQHQQHQQHQQAAAAAAAAQALHMANQAPQQQMYSALAPTPPSMTPGPNPQSPQASFPSAQQTVYIHPQQVQHGYNHNHMAHVQQAHMQSGMVQSHHPAQTHPTMMLMATQGPPGGQPPMPQTALNPIPVSSTTHFSYLAHPQVQAHHQQQL, from the exons ATGTCAATGAAGGCCGGTGGAAATCGCAGCAAGCCCGGCGGTGGCAACACCGCTGGTGCCGCCGCCTCCGGTGCCGGAGGAAGCGGCGGGGGTAGACAGAATCTGGGCAG ggGAAGACACAGTGGTAAAGGTCCCGCAGCA GTCATTTTCAATGGTGTATATGCAAATATGAGGATGGTCCATGTCTTGACTTCAGTGGTG GGGACCAAGTGTGAGCTGAAAGTGAAAAATGGAACAATCTATGAAGGAGTATTTAAGACGTACGGTCCAGAG TGTGACCTGGTGTTGGATGCAGCCCACAGAAAGAGCCTAGAGCCAAGTATAGCTCCCCGGAAAGAGGATATTGTGGAGAGCATAATTTTCAAGGCCTCAGATGTCGTAGTGGTGACCTTCAAAGATGTGGACCTGAATTTCGCCAGGAAAG TCTCCTCTGACACAG ACAACTTCACAGATACAGCAGTGAGCAGTAAGATCAATGGCGAGCATAAAGAGAAGGATCTAGAGCCCTGGGATGGAGGAGAGACCCACAACTCTGACAGCCTTGAGTCCCTGGATACAGATGTG TCAAACGGGTGGGATCCCAATGACATGTTCAAGTACAACGAGGAGAAGTATGGTGTCTTGTCTACATATGACAGCAGCTTGTCCACATATAC GGTTCCCCTGGAGCGGGACAACTCAGAAGAGTTCCTCAAGAGGGAGGCACGTGCTGCCCAGCTGGCAGAGGAGATTGAGGCCAGTGCCACATACAAGGCCCGTGTGGCCCTGGAGAACGATGAACGCTCTGAGGAGGAGAAATATACTGCTGTGGTGCGAGGGGAAAGGGAGACTCACACACTTAGCAG agagaaCAAGTACATTCCTCCAGGTCAGAGGAACAGGGAGGCAATGTCCTGGGGACTGGGACGTCAGAATTCACCTCGTCTGGCTCAGGGCTCAGCTGGACCCTCAACTCCTCGACCAGGACCTCACGACTACAGTCCTAGCTCCGGGGCTGATCAGAGGGTGGTTAACGGAG GTTCATCCCATTGGCCCTCACCCTGTCCGTCTCCTTCCTCCCGCCCCCCCTCTCGTTACCAGTCTGGCCCCTCCTCCCTGCCTCCTCGGGCAACCACGCCCACCAGGCCCGCCAGACCCCCCTCTCGACCTTCCAGGCCTCTCTCTCATTCATCCCACCCCTCCtatccctcctcctcatcctccttttCCCACCATGGGCCCACATCGCCAGCCTCCACTCTGCCCAAACGCATGTCTTCAGAAG GCCCACCCAGGATGTCTCCGAAATCCCAGCGGACGCCTCGTGCTCACAGAGTGCCACCCTGTCGGACCACTGGCGTTCCTCCAGGAGTGGATTTAATTTCCCACAATGCCCCTGGAGAGGTCCCAGTGACTCCACCAACCAGGAGCAGCTCCTCTGGAGGGACATGGTCCTCGGTGGTTAGTGGAG CTCACAGACCTCGCTCCCCCCGACAGAATAGTATGGGTGGAGCCTCTTCtggctcctcctccctcccagcACCCCAGACAGGAACTGCTCCTGTGGAAACTGTTGCTACGGCAACATCAGCTtcctctcctgctgctgctagccCCGCCCCCAACATGGTCGCCTCTTCTTCAGGAGATG CAAAAGAGTGTCGTGTCCAGGAAACAAGACAGACATCCCCTACGGCAAACAAGGAGAACATCAAGCCCTTGGACAGCTCACCTAGTATCACCAGACCAGTCTGTAAAG GACCCCCTTCTATTCCACCAGACCACAGAAAACAAATAGATAATTTAAAGAAATTTAGTGTCGATTTTAGG TTGCAGTCTAGTTCAAACCCAGACTCTGCCTTTGACCAGATGATGACCAAGCCTCCCAGAGATCCAGCAGACAAGCCAAAAGACCTTGCCCTGGACAAAGCCTCCACAATGGGGCGGGAGGGCACTGAAGACGGTGTTGTAGTGAATGCGGCTGGCACCCCCGGTGGTGCCCCTGTTCcgcccaccaccaccacaaacACCAGTAAGCCTGGCAGCCCCGCTGCACTGTCCCCATCTCCCTCAGCCCCCGACCAGAAGAGGCCGGGGCTGGATGTGACATCACAGGGAGTTCAGACGACAGCCACGTCCTCATTCAGTGCACCCAAGCatgaagagaaggaggagaaaaggGAGGCAGTACAAGA TCAAGTAAGAAAATCAACCCTGAACCCAAATGCCAATGAGTTCAAACCAAGGTTCAATACACAG CCCAAACCAGCCAACACCCCGACGCCTCCCCGGCCTCAGGGCCAGCCCAGCCCCTCCATCGTAGTCCAGCAGCCCCAGACTGTCTACAGCCAGACAGTCTGCTTCCCCCAGATGTATCCCCTCACACCAGTCAGCCCTGGAGTGCAG aaaagcataatatggaaG TCTCCAGCCATGTACCAGGTTCAGATGCCTCATATGACAGTCAGCCAGTCTAAACCCTACAGACCAG TACCCAACATGCCCCAGCAGAGGTCAGACCAGCACCACCCGCAAGGCACGCCCACCATGATGCACCCAGTGACGGCAGCAGGACCCCCTATTGTAGCACAGAACCCTGCCTACTCTGCTCAGTACTTCACCTGCAGCCCGCAGCAGTTCACCAGTCAGCCACTGGTCCAGCAGATGACACATTACCAATCACAG GCGCAGCATGTGTTCAGTCCCGTAATGCAGGGCAGTGCCAGGATGATGGCGCCTCCCACGCACGGCCAACCCACCCTCGTCTCTTCCTCAACTACACAGTACCCAGAGCAGACACACACCATGTATG TGTCTCAAGGGCCAATGCCTCAGCAGTACCCCCACCCCAGCGCCACCTTGCACCCTCACCCACAGCACCCCCAGCCCTCTGCCACGCCTACAGGCCAAGGCCAGCAGGGTGGTCCCCAACAACATGGAGGTCCTCCGAACCACCCAGCTGCCAGCCCAGTCCAGCACCAGCAGCACCAGCAGCAccagcaggcagcagcag cggcagcagcagcccaGGCCCTCCACATGGCCAACCAGGCACCGCAGCAGCAGATGTATTCTGCTTTGGCCCCCACTCCCCCCTCCATGACCCCGGGGCCCAACCCTCAGTCTCCCCAGGCATCGTTCCCCTCTGCCCAGCAGACGGTCTATATCCACCCACAGCAGGTGCAGCACGGCTACAACCACAACCACATGGCACACGTGCAGCAG GCCCATATGCAGTCTGGTATGGTGCAGTCTCACCACCCGGCGCAGACCCACCCCACGATGATGCTGATGGCTACCCAGGGTCCTCCAGGGGGTCAGCCACCTATGCCCCAGACTGCCCTCAACCCCATTCCCGTTTCCTCCACCACACATTTTTCCTACCTGGCACATCCACAAg TGCAAGCtcatcatcagcagcagctGTAG